From Pantoea vagans:
CGCGGTTTCGACACCGGCGCGGTGACGCTGGCGATGATTGAAGGCAGTGCGCTGGGCGGTGGATTTGAAGCGGCGCTGGCGCATCACTTCATTCTGGCGCAGAACAACGCGCGGATGGGCTTCCCGGAAATTGCCTTTAACCTGTTTCCTGGCATGGGCGGCTACTCGCTGGTGGCGCGTCGTTCCGGCATGAAGCTGGCAGAGGAGTTAATCTGTGAAGGAGAGTCCCATAGCGCGGAGTGGTATGAGACGCGCGGACTGGTGGATAAAGTCTTCCAGCCTGGCGACAGCTACCGCGCCACACGCACCTTTATCGATACGTTACGACCTAAGCTCAATGGCGTGCGGGCGATGCTGAAAGCGCGTCAGCGCGTGCTGCAACTGTCACGCGCTGAGCTGATGGATATTACTGAGGATTGGGTTGATTATGCCTTCACTATCGAACCCAAAGATATTGCTTACATGGAACGCCTGGTACAGTTACAAAACCGCCACAGCGCATCACTGCGTAAAGCGGGTTAATCTTAACCAGCGTTAAACGCGGGCAGGATGCTTAGCCAGCCAATGCCCAAATTGTTCCGCGGGCATTGGTTTTGCGTAATAGTAACCCTGACGCCCATCGACACCACTTTTGAGGACAAACTTCTCTTCATCCGGGGTCTCAATACCCTCAGCGATTACCTGCAAATCGAGCGCCTTGGCGACGGCGACGATAGCGCGCACCAGCGATTGTGAAACCGGCTGCTTGTTAATATCGCGGATAAAGCTCTGGTCGAGTTTGATGGCATTGATTGGTACGCGTGCCAGTTGAGAAAGCGAGGAGTAACCGGTGCCAAAATCATCCAGGTGCACCTGTGCGCCCAGTTCCTGAAACTGCTTCATCAGCTTCAGCGCTTCAGTTTCATTCTCAATCAGGCAGCTTTCGGTCAGCTCAATATCGATGGGGCAGTCGGTGATATTAGCCTCGTGCAGCGCCTGTTTCAGGTCAGTGTAGATGCTCTGATCAATCAGCTGACGGGCTGAAACGTTGACGGCGACGCGCAGAAAAATACCCTGCTCACGCCAGGCGATAATCTGCTTCAGCACGTTTAGCATGACCCAGCGTCCCAGCGGCACAATCAGCCCTGACTCTTCAGCATAGGGAATAAAGTCAGCGGGCGAGACCAGACCACGCTCAGGTGAGTTCCAGCGCACCAGTGCTTCAGCGCTGCGGACCTGGCCGTCGCTGTCGATTTTTGGCTGGTAGTGCACCAGCAGATGATCCAGTTCCAGCGCCTTGCGTAGGTTAGTATCCAGCCACAGATACTCAAAGACCCGCTGGTTCATCTCTGCCGCAAACACGCAGAACTTGCCGCGCCCGTTCTCTTTGGCGTGATACATCGCGGTGTCCGCGTTGCGAATCAGGCTCTCGCGATCGTCGCCATGGAGCGGCGCAAAAGCGATGCCAATTGAACAGCCGCTGTAAACTTCGATTAGCCCGATACGGAAAGGCTGACGCAGCCGCTCAAGAATGCGGGAAGACATCGCTTCCAGTGCAGCCTGGCTGGTGTGCTCAGCCAGCACCACAAATTCGTCGCCACCCAGACGGCCCAGGGTCTGGTCTTTACCCAGACAGCTGAGGATGGCCAGTGAAACTGCCTGCAGCAACTGATCGCCGAACATATGACCGTAGGCGTCGTTCACTTTTTTAAAATTATCGAGGTCGAGATAAACCACGCCGGTCTCATCCCCCTCGGACCGCTCCAGCGCCAGGCTAATCTGTTGATGAATGGCGTTGCGATTGGGTAAACCGGTCACCGTATCGGTGTTTGCCAGCACCCGCAGGCGTTCCTGGGCGCGTCGCTCCTCGGTGATGTCTGTGCCAGAACAGATGAGGAAAATTTCATTTTTGCCACTGCCGCTGTGAACAAACTTATTACGAAACAGAAACAGTCGCTGACCCTTTTTGGTTTTGACCCAGCGCTCAACCTCATAAGAGTTACCGTCACGGAAGAAGCCTGCAATGTTGCGTCGTGACTGTGAGGCTTCCTGTTTGGTCATAAAAAGCTGAAAGACATTACGGCCAATAACCTCGTGCTCATTCAGGCCGGTATATTCTTCACTCAGGCGGTTAAAACGCTGAATATTGCCGCGCTGATCGAGGATTACAATCACCGAATTAGCTTCAGAAACCACCTGTTCAGCGAACGACAGCCCCAGGGTTAAATCGCGTGCAACTGCAGACGTATCGCCCCAGGCAGAGGCGGTGCCGGCCCATGAAGCCTGATTCACTTTACGTCCGACAAAATGCATCGGCACATCAATGCCCTGGAGGGTCATAGTCAGATTGATGCTTGAGGTGATGACCGGCATCGCGCGGATCATTGCGGCCTGGCCGGGGGTCAGCGGCAGGGCGATATTGGTTTGTGATGACTCATCTTCGGCAAAATGCAACGCATCGCTGTCCGCGGTCAGACGCCAATGAGGGCTGGTTGTACCAAAAAGAGTGTACAACAACGTTTGCCCGTGTTCATCGGTCATGGAAACTTCCTCCGGGAAGTGCTCTGCAGGCGTTATCTCATTATTTTAGCAACAGTATTCATCATCTGACGCCAGTACAAGATGCAAACCAAATATATTTTTCTATCCAGATAAGAATGGCACAAAAAAGCCCCGGCGGCGCGGGGCTGTAGCGTGCGGTCAGCAGGGGCATTTGCCCAGTTTACCCGCCTGGCTGGGGAAGCGGGCGTCAAGGCAGTAACGGTGGAAATCGCGCTCATTCATCGGCGGCTGGTCGGGATGATGCAGACGCATATGCTGCAGATATTTTTGATAATCCTGGACCCCGACCATTAAGCGGAAGCACTGTTGCAGACCGCGCCAGAATCCCCGCCAGCTGAGGGCCTGCGGCATCGGCGAAGCCGTCAGGTGGCAGCGGATAATCTGCCACTCACCCTGTGGACGGTGGCCCTGATGAATGGCATCAGACATGACGCACCGCCTTGTTGCGCAGTGCCACCGGCGTCTCGTTGGTGGTTGGCACTGTACTGTTCAGCGCACGACGAATCACAAAGAACGCGGCGACCAGCATCGTGACCGCCACCAGCATAAAGAAGGCGCACAGCGCCGCATTAATCTGATTGCTGAACACGATGGTCTGCATATCCGCCACGCTTTTTGCCGGCGCAATGATCACGCCTTCATCCAGCCCTTTGCGGAACTTATTCGCCTGGGCCAGGAAGCCGATGGACGGTTTTTCGTGGAAAATTTTCTGCCAGCCCGCGGTCATCGAAGTGATAAACAGCCAGACGGTGGGCAGAATAGTCACCCAGGCGTAGCGCTGTTTTTTCATTTTGAACAGCACGACGGTGCCAAGAATCAGCGCCATCGACGCCAGCATCTGGTTGCCGATACCAAACAGTGGCCACAGGGTGTTGATGCCGCCCAGTGGATCGACCACGCCCTGATAGACAAAGAAGCCCCAGCCCGCGACCGCGACGGTGGTGCCCGCCATGTTACCCAGCCAGGAGCGGTTGTTCGCCAGAGAGGGCACCACGGTGCCCACCAGATCCTGCACCATAAAACGGCAGGCGCGGGTACCCGCATCGACGGCGGTCAGGATAAACAGCGCTTCGAACAGAATGGCGAAGTGATACCAGAACGCCATCATCGCGCGGCTGTTAAAGATCTCGGTAATGATGTGAGCCATACCTACGGCGAAAGTGGGCGCGCCGCCTGCGCGGGAGAGAATCGAGCCTTCACCCACATCACGGGCGATGCCGCTCAGCATTTCTGGCGTCACGACAAAGCCCCAGCCGTTGATCACCTGTGACGCGCTTTCAACGGTGGTACCAATCAGCGCGGCAGGTGAGTTCATGGCAAAATAGACGCCGGGATCCAGCACCGAGGCACAAATCAGCGCCATGATCGCCACAAACGACTCCATCAGCATGGCGCCATAGCCAATAAAGCGGATATGACTTTCCCGCTCCACCAGCTTCGGCGTGGTGCCGCTGGAGACCAGCGCATGGAAGCCGGAGATCGCGCCGCAGGCGATGGTAATAAACAGGAACGGGAACATCGCACCGGAGAAGACCGGGCCGGTGCCGTCGATAAATTTGGTCACCGCTGGCATTTTCATCTCAGGCATCGCAAAGACAATGCCCACCGCCAGCCCGACAATCACGCCGATTTTAAGAAAGGTCGAAAGGTAGTCGCGCGGTGCCAGCAGCAGCCAGACCGGCAGCACCGAAGCAATAAAGCCGTAAATCACCAGTACCCAGGTCAGCGAGGTGCCTTTCAGGGTAAAGAAGGGGCCCCAGTAAGGATGCTGTGCCACGTCACCGCCATAAATAATCGCCGCCATCATCAGCACAAAGCCAATCAGTGACACTTCGGCAATTTTACCAGGCCGGATAAAGCGCATGTAAACGCCCATAAACAGCGCAATGGGAATGGTGGCCGCGATGGTAAACAGGCCCCACGGACTGTTCGCCAGCGCCTTCACGACAACCAGCGCCAGCGCCGACAGGATAATGATCATCACGCCCAGCGCCCCGAGCATCGTCACCACACCGGCAAACGCCCCCAGCTCCTGCCGCGCCATCTCGCCCAGCGAGCGACCGTCACGTCGGGTTGAGATAAACAGGATCAGGAAATCCTGTACCGCGCCCGCCAGCATCACGCCGACCAGAATCCAGATGGTGCCCGGCAGAAAGCCCATCTGCGCCGCCAGAATCGGACCGACCAGCGGACCGGCACCGGCAATAGCCGCAAAGTGATGACCAAACAGCACCCATTTATTGGTCGGGACATAATCGAGTCCGTCGCTCAGCCGCTCGGCGGGAGTCATCCGGCGATCGTCCAGTTCGAAGATATTGCGGGCGATAAACAGGCTGTAGAAGCGATACGCGATGCTGTAACAGGCGACAGCGGCTATCACCAGCCAGACTGCGTTGACGTGTTCGCCGCGGCTGAGGGCCAGCATGGCGAAAGCGCCCGCGCCGATTAACGCCACCACTAACCAGATGACACTGGTTTTGACGTTTTTCATGACTAACTCCTTGTAGGGACCGAGGGAAGGCGATCGAAAACAACGAGTTAAACTTAATGTAATGGAATGTAAGTGAAAGTTAATCAGTGGAGAAGTGTGAAGCGGGGTACAAATTTAACGTTTTTGTAACGCGGACGGGGCGGGAACAGGCGGGATAACCGAAGTTATCCCGCCAGATTTATCGCTTAAACACGCCGTGTTCAGACGGCAGGACGGGCCACAACGCTGCGGGTTTCCATACGGACTTCGGCGATGATCACATCAATCACGTCAGTCACGCGGTAAACCACTTCACCTTTAATCTGGACGCTGCCATTTTCCTGGCTGAGAACCAGCTCATCACGCACGGCGTGAATGAAGGGTGCCGGGATAAAGGCGACGGCGCCAAACTCGACCAGGCGAACGCGCATACCGCCGCGCGACACATCGATAATCTCAGCGCTGAAGCGACGGTCGGTGCCCGCAAACGGGGCCAGATAACGGGCGTAGAGCCAGTCACCGACATCACGTTCCGCCATCCGGTTCAGGCGACGGCGCTCACTCATCGTCACCGTTACGGCATCATCCGGGCGGGCAATCTGCTCACCGCGAATAATCGCTTTCAGCAGACGATGGTTGATCATGTCGCCGAACTTACGAATCGGTGAGGTCCAGGTGGCGTACGCCTCCAGACCGAGGCCAAAGTGCGGGCCTGGCTCGGTGCTGATCTCCGCGAAGGTCTGGAAACGACGGATGCGGCTGTCGAGGAACTGGGTTGGCTGAGCATCAAGCTCACGACGCAGCACGCGGAAACCATCCAGCGTGGTGATCGCCTGTGCATCCACGGTAATACCGTGATTGGCCAGCACGGCGGCGGCCTGCTCAGCATTGGTCGCATCGAAACCGGCATGGACGTTATAGATACCAAAGCCGAGACGGTCACGCAGCACTTTCGCCGCGCAGACGTTCGCCAGAATCATCGACTCTTCAACGATGCGGTTAGCGATGCGGCGAGGTTCAGCCACGATCTCCAGCACTTCGCCTTTTTCACCCAGCAGGAAGCGGTAGTCCGGGCGATCTTTAAACACCAGCGCGTGGGTCTGACGCCACTCGCTGCGCGCCAGGCAGAGACGGTGCAGCAGACGAATCTGTTCCGCAATCGCCTCACTCTCCGGCTGCCAGCTGCCGCTGTTTTCCAGCCAGTCTGAGACGTCGTCGTAGGCCAGCCTGGCTTTGGACTCAATCCAGGCCGCAAAGAACTCGACGTCATCACTTAAGGTGCCATCGGCGGCCACCGTGACGCGGCAGGCCAGCGCCGGACGGCGCACATTCGGACGTAGCGAGCAGACATCATCAGAGAGTTCGCGCGGCAGCATCGGGATGTTGAAGCCCGGCAGATAGTTGGTAAACGCGCGCTGCGCCGCCAGCTTATCAAGCTGGCTGCCTTCCGGCACGTAGGCGGTCGGGTCAGCGATGGCGATGGTCAGACGCAGGGCGCCATCATCCTGCGCTTCCACATAGAGCGCATCATCCATATCCTGGGTGCTGGCGCTGTCGATGGTGACAAAATCCAGCGCGGTCAGATCCTCACGCGTCAGATTTTCATCCAGCATCTCGCCAAAGCTGACGTCAGGCGCTTCACGCTCAAGGTTATGACGCGACAGCGTCACCCACCACGGTGCCAGGTGGTCATCAGCTTTAACAATAAAATCGGTAAGTTCGGCATAAAAGCCGCGATCGCCCTTCAGGGGATGGCGACGCATTTCTGCTACGGCCCAGTCGCCATTTTCAAATGCATGGCTGACATCGCGCGCAGGGCGACACTGAATGGCATCTTTCAGCAGGGGATGATCCGGCACAATCGACAGGCGATCGTCTTTTTTCTGCACCCGACCAACAAAGCGGCTCAGGAACGGTTCAATCAGGGTTTCCGGCTCAGCGCTTTCGCGATCTTTATCGCTGTGGATCACGGCGGTGATACGATCGCCATGCATGACTTTCTTCATCTGCGGTGGCGGAATGAAGTAGCTTTTTTGCGCATCGACTTCCAGAAAGCCGAAGCCTTTTTCGGTGCCTTTAACGACGCCTTCAGCACGAGGCGTTTGCGAATGGAGCTTCTCTTTCAGCTGCGCGAGCAGCGGGTTATCCTGGAACATAATTTTTACGTTTCGTTGGCTGATTGCGGCTGACAGTTTTACGCGAATCGACGCCGCGCGGCAAGGCAAAAAGCCGGACGAACCGGCTTTTCAGGGAGTAGCGAAGGCGCTATCAGGCGATGCGCTGTTCGGCCAGTGCCTCAGAGAGTTCCAGCTTCACCGGCACCGATTTAGAGGTCGGTGTACCGCTGTCATCGCCAAAGCTGTTCAGCGGCACCAGCGGGTTGGTTTCCGGATAATAGGCCGCCAGGTTACCGCGCGGAATATTGTAGGGAACCAGTTTGAAGCCGCTGACGCGACGGGTGATGCCATCATTCCACAGCGTTTCGATATCAACATTCTGGCCTTCGGTGAAGCCCAGGTCTGCCATATCGTCCGGGTTAATGAACACCACTTCACGCTGACCAAACACGCCACGATAACGGTCATCAAGGCCGTAAATAGTGGTGTTGTACTGGTCATGGGAACGCAGCGTCTGCAGCGTAAAGGGCACGTCCTGATCCAGCGTCGGGAACAGCGAGGTCGGCAGCGCCGACGCGTTGAACTCCGCTTTCTGGCTTGG
This genomic window contains:
- a CDS encoding crotonase/enoyl-CoA hydratase family protein, whose protein sequence is MTVINQATCRLFTEVGNTTQLVAYYEEGRRTMWMMLRAQPRPSFNHELIEEIMNLSYAAQRSGLPIDFWVTGSLVPQMFNAGGDLRFFVECIRNNRREALRAYARACVDCIHSAARGFDTGAVTLAMIEGSALGGGFEAALAHHFILAQNNARMGFPEIAFNLFPGMGGYSLVARRSGMKLAEELICEGESHSAEWYETRGLVDKVFQPGDSYRATRTFIDTLRPKLNGVRAMLKARQRVLQLSRAELMDITEDWVDYAFTIEPKDIAYMERLVQLQNRHSASLRKAG
- the pdeR gene encoding cyclic di-GMP phosphodiesterase, with amino-acid sequence MTDEHGQTLLYTLFGTTSPHWRLTADSDALHFAEDESSQTNIALPLTPGQAAMIRAMPVITSSINLTMTLQGIDVPMHFVGRKVNQASWAGTASAWGDTSAVARDLTLGLSFAEQVVSEANSVIVILDQRGNIQRFNRLSEEYTGLNEHEVIGRNVFQLFMTKQEASQSRRNIAGFFRDGNSYEVERWVKTKKGQRLFLFRNKFVHSGSGKNEIFLICSGTDITEERRAQERLRVLANTDTVTGLPNRNAIHQQISLALERSEGDETGVVYLDLDNFKKVNDAYGHMFGDQLLQAVSLAILSCLGKDQTLGRLGGDEFVVLAEHTSQAALEAMSSRILERLRQPFRIGLIEVYSGCSIGIAFAPLHGDDRESLIRNADTAMYHAKENGRGKFCVFAAEMNQRVFEYLWLDTNLRKALELDHLLVHYQPKIDSDGQVRSAEALVRWNSPERGLVSPADFIPYAEESGLIVPLGRWVMLNVLKQIIAWREQGIFLRVAVNVSARQLIDQSIYTDLKQALHEANITDCPIDIELTESCLIENETEALKLMKQFQELGAQVHLDDFGTGYSSLSQLARVPINAIKLDQSFIRDINKQPVSQSLVRAIVAVAKALDLQVIAEGIETPDEEKFVLKSGVDGRQGYYYAKPMPAEQFGHWLAKHPARV
- a CDS encoding YbdD/YjiX family protein; protein product: MSDAIHQGHRPQGEWQIIRCHLTASPMPQALSWRGFWRGLQQCFRLMVGVQDYQKYLQHMRLHHPDQPPMNERDFHRYCLDARFPSQAGKLGKCPC
- a CDS encoding carbon starvation CstA family protein, producing the protein MKNVKTSVIWLVVALIGAGAFAMLALSRGEHVNAVWLVIAAVACYSIAYRFYSLFIARNIFELDDRRMTPAERLSDGLDYVPTNKWVLFGHHFAAIAGAGPLVGPILAAQMGFLPGTIWILVGVMLAGAVQDFLILFISTRRDGRSLGEMARQELGAFAGVVTMLGALGVMIIILSALALVVVKALANSPWGLFTIAATIPIALFMGVYMRFIRPGKIAEVSLIGFVLMMAAIIYGGDVAQHPYWGPFFTLKGTSLTWVLVIYGFIASVLPVWLLLAPRDYLSTFLKIGVIVGLAVGIVFAMPEMKMPAVTKFIDGTGPVFSGAMFPFLFITIACGAISGFHALVSSGTTPKLVERESHIRFIGYGAMLMESFVAIMALICASVLDPGVYFAMNSPAALIGTTVESASQVINGWGFVVTPEMLSGIARDVGEGSILSRAGGAPTFAVGMAHIITEIFNSRAMMAFWYHFAILFEALFILTAVDAGTRACRFMVQDLVGTVVPSLANNRSWLGNMAGTTVAVAGWGFFVYQGVVDPLGGINTLWPLFGIGNQMLASMALILGTVVLFKMKKQRYAWVTILPTVWLFITSMTAGWQKIFHEKPSIGFLAQANKFRKGLDEGVIIAPAKSVADMQTIVFSNQINAALCAFFMLVAVTMLVAAFFVIRRALNSTVPTTNETPVALRNKAVRHV
- a CDS encoding exoribonuclease II, which codes for MFQDNPLLAQLKEKLHSQTPRAEGVVKGTEKGFGFLEVDAQKSYFIPPPQMKKVMHGDRITAVIHSDKDRESAEPETLIEPFLSRFVGRVQKKDDRLSIVPDHPLLKDAIQCRPARDVSHAFENGDWAVAEMRRHPLKGDRGFYAELTDFIVKADDHLAPWWVTLSRHNLEREAPDVSFGEMLDENLTREDLTALDFVTIDSASTQDMDDALYVEAQDDGALRLTIAIADPTAYVPEGSQLDKLAAQRAFTNYLPGFNIPMLPRELSDDVCSLRPNVRRPALACRVTVAADGTLSDDVEFFAAWIESKARLAYDDVSDWLENSGSWQPESEAIAEQIRLLHRLCLARSEWRQTHALVFKDRPDYRFLLGEKGEVLEIVAEPRRIANRIVEESMILANVCAAKVLRDRLGFGIYNVHAGFDATNAEQAAAVLANHGITVDAQAITTLDGFRVLRRELDAQPTQFLDSRIRRFQTFAEISTEPGPHFGLGLEAYATWTSPIRKFGDMINHRLLKAIIRGEQIARPDDAVTVTMSERRRLNRMAERDVGDWLYARYLAPFAGTDRRFSAEIIDVSRGGMRVRLVEFGAVAFIPAPFIHAVRDELVLSQENGSVQIKGEVVYRVTDVIDVIIAEVRMETRSVVARPAV